The Rhodobium gokarnense genome includes a region encoding these proteins:
- a CDS encoding substrate-binding domain-containing protein — MKFNTYASVAAFAIAGVLATGAAEARDQIQIAGSSTVLPYASIVAEAFGENTDFPTPVVESGGSSAGLKKFCTGVGENTIDIANASRKIKDKEVKTCAENGVADIIEVRIGYDGIVFASDINGPSFSFTPADWYKALSAKVVVDGKIVDNPYKTWKDVNPDFPAQPIMAFVPGTKHGTREVFEEKVIVAGCEATGDIEAYKEAAGGDGKAAEKECMALRTDGLSVDIDGDYTETLARIDSNKDGIGVFGLAFYENNTDKLQVATMSGVTPSTETIASGEYPVSRPLFFYIKKAHIGVIPGLKEYAEFFVSDEIAGPSGPLAQYGLVADPELAQTQEAVTAETTMGN; from the coding sequence GTGAAATTCAACACTTATGCAAGTGTCGCCGCGTTCGCCATCGCTGGCGTGCTCGCCACCGGTGCCGCTGAGGCCCGCGATCAGATCCAGATCGCCGGCTCGTCCACCGTTCTGCCTTACGCCTCCATCGTTGCCGAGGCCTTCGGCGAGAACACCGATTTCCCGACCCCGGTTGTTGAGTCCGGCGGTTCGTCGGCCGGTCTGAAGAAGTTCTGCACCGGCGTCGGCGAGAACACCATCGACATCGCCAACGCCTCGCGCAAGATCAAGGACAAGGAAGTCAAGACCTGCGCCGAGAACGGCGTTGCCGACATCATCGAGGTCCGCATCGGCTATGACGGCATCGTCTTCGCCTCGGACATCAACGGCCCGTCCTTCTCCTTCACCCCCGCTGACTGGTACAAGGCCCTGTCCGCCAAGGTCGTCGTCGACGGCAAGATCGTCGACAACCCGTACAAGACCTGGAAGGACGTCAATCCGGACTTCCCGGCCCAGCCGATCATGGCCTTCGTTCCGGGCACCAAGCACGGCACCCGCGAAGTCTTCGAAGAGAAGGTGATCGTTGCCGGCTGCGAAGCCACCGGCGACATCGAGGCCTACAAGGAAGCCGCCGGCGGCGACGGCAAGGCTGCCGAGAAGGAATGCATGGCGCTGCGCACCGACGGCCTGTCGGTCGACATCGACGGCGACTACACCGAGACGCTGGCCCGCATCGACTCCAACAAGGACGGCATCGGCGTGTTCGGTCTGGCGTTCTACGAGAACAACACCGACAAGCTGCAGGTTGCCACCATGTCCGGCGTGACCCCGTCCACCGAGACGATCGCCTCCGGCGAGTATCCGGTGTCCCGGCCGCTGTTCTTCTACATCAAGAAGGCGCATATCGGCGTCATTCCGGGCCTCAAGGAATATGCCGAGTTCTTCGTCTCCGACGAGATCGCCGGCCCGAGCGGCCCGCTTGCCCAGTACGGCCTGGTCGCCGATCCCGAGCTCGCCCAGACTCAGGAAGCCGTGACCGCCGAAACCACCATGGGCAACTAA
- a CDS encoding thiamine pyrophosphate-dependent enzyme — protein sequence MTTDPVKTEPAVGSGAQQKVKFYQTGTHTVGNRLLDEAQRTVQASMDRSNAITSGHRACQGCGEALGARYALDAAMMATEGQLIAVNATGCLEVFTTPYPETSWQIPWLHSLFGNAPAVATGVAAALRVKGRDNVRVVAQGGDGGTVDIGFGCLSGMFERNDDVLYICYDNEAYMNTGVQRSSATPPAARTATTPAVGDEPGNVFGTGKNLPLIAMAHNIPYVATASVADLHDLEEKVTKAMSIHGARYIHIMVPCPLGWGAASHDTMKLARLAVQSGIFPLFEAEHGEVKTVQKIRRKVPVEEYLKPQKRFAHLFKGEGDVDRIAAIQRMADANIKRFGLLDGEER from the coding sequence ATGACCACCGACCCCGTAAAGACCGAACCCGCTGTAGGCTCTGGCGCCCAGCAGAAGGTCAAGTTCTACCAGACCGGCACCCACACCGTCGGCAACCGGCTGCTCGACGAGGCCCAGCGCACCGTCCAGGCCTCCATGGACCGCTCCAACGCCATCACCTCCGGCCACCGCGCCTGCCAGGGCTGCGGCGAGGCGCTCGGCGCCCGCTATGCGCTGGACGCGGCGATGATGGCGACCGAAGGCCAGCTCATCGCGGTCAACGCCACCGGCTGCCTTGAGGTCTTCACCACGCCCTATCCGGAAACCTCCTGGCAGATCCCGTGGCTGCATTCCCTGTTCGGCAATGCGCCCGCGGTCGCCACCGGCGTTGCCGCCGCGCTCCGGGTCAAGGGCCGCGACAATGTCCGCGTCGTTGCGCAGGGCGGCGACGGCGGCACGGTCGACATCGGCTTCGGGTGCCTGTCCGGCATGTTCGAGCGCAACGACGACGTGCTCTACATCTGCTACGACAACGAGGCCTACATGAACACCGGCGTGCAGCGCTCCTCGGCGACGCCGCCGGCCGCCCGCACCGCGACGACGCCCGCCGTCGGCGACGAGCCGGGCAACGTCTTCGGCACCGGCAAGAACCTGCCGCTGATCGCCATGGCCCACAACATCCCCTATGTCGCCACCGCCAGCGTCGCCGACCTGCACGACCTGGAGGAAAAGGTGACCAAGGCGATGAGCATCCACGGCGCCCGCTACATCCACATCATGGTGCCCTGTCCGCTCGGCTGGGGCGCCGCCTCCCACGACACCATGAAGCTCGCCCGCCTTGCCGTCCAATCGGGCATCTTCCCGCTGTTCGAGGCCGAGCACGGCGAGGTCAAGACCGTCCAGAAGATCCGCCGCAAGGTGCCGGTGGAGGAATATCTGAAACCGCAGAAGCGCTTTGCGCATCTGTTCAAGGGCGAAGGCGACGTCGACCGCATCGCCGCCATCCAGCGCATGGCCGATGCCAACATCAAGCGCTTTGGCCTTCTCGACGGAGAGGAACGGTAA
- a CDS encoding NAD(P)-binding protein gives MSGKLPFAITLDPGTSLANHTGSWRTERPVYIDRLPPCNNACPAGEDIQGWLFHAESGDYAEAWQSLVRNNPLPAVMGRVCYHPCEGVCNRGHLDEAVSIHGVERFLGDYAIKNKLVPRIDAEPTGKKVLVVGAGPSGLSAAYHLTRSGHKVTIREAGPMAGGMMRFGIPKYRLPREVLDAEIARIVDLGVALELNTKVEDIEGAFTEEGFDAVFVAVGAHLAKRIDIPAHSAGKILDAVSVLRDMEVGAEPPQLGRRVIVYGGGNTAMDVARTAKRLGANEAMIVYRRTREQMPAHEFEAREAEEEGVLIHWLRTIKEIDETTFTVEKMTIDADGRPVPTGEFETLEADTLVLALGQDVDTGFLTKVPGVNVAGDGIVEVDDQMMTGRTGLFAGGDMVPAERTVTVAIGHGKHAARNIDAFLRGERYVHPDAHELADFSKINTWYYDDAPQRVQGQLDIVRRQTSFDEVLKGFNEETALFEARRCLSCGNCFECDNCYGICPDNAVIKLGPGNRFRFNYDYCKGCGMCAAECPCGAIKMVPEEV, from the coding sequence ATGTCCGGCAAGCTGCCCTTTGCGATCACGCTCGACCCCGGCACCAGCCTTGCCAACCACACCGGCTCCTGGCGCACCGAACGGCCCGTCTATATCGACCGCCTGCCGCCCTGCAACAATGCCTGCCCGGCCGGCGAGGACATCCAGGGCTGGCTGTTCCACGCCGAAAGCGGCGACTATGCCGAGGCCTGGCAGAGCCTTGTCCGCAACAATCCGCTGCCGGCCGTCATGGGCCGCGTCTGCTACCACCCCTGCGAGGGCGTCTGCAATCGCGGCCACCTCGACGAGGCCGTCAGCATCCACGGCGTGGAGCGCTTCCTCGGCGACTATGCGATCAAGAACAAGCTGGTCCCGCGGATCGATGCCGAACCCACCGGCAAGAAGGTGCTGGTCGTCGGCGCCGGCCCGAGCGGGCTCTCCGCCGCCTACCACCTGACCCGGTCCGGCCACAAGGTGACGATCCGCGAGGCCGGCCCGATGGCCGGCGGCATGATGCGCTTCGGCATCCCGAAATACCGCCTGCCGCGCGAGGTCCTCGATGCGGAGATCGCACGTATCGTCGACCTCGGCGTCGCGCTTGAGCTGAACACCAAGGTAGAGGACATCGAGGGTGCCTTCACCGAGGAAGGCTTCGATGCGGTGTTCGTCGCCGTCGGCGCGCACCTTGCCAAGCGCATCGACATCCCGGCCCACAGCGCCGGCAAGATCCTCGATGCCGTCTCGGTGCTGCGCGACATGGAGGTCGGCGCCGAACCGCCGCAACTCGGCCGCCGCGTCATCGTCTATGGCGGCGGCAACACGGCGATGGACGTCGCCCGCACCGCCAAGCGCCTCGGCGCCAACGAGGCGATGATCGTCTACCGCCGCACCCGCGAGCAGATGCCGGCGCACGAGTTCGAGGCCCGCGAGGCCGAGGAGGAGGGCGTCCTCATCCACTGGCTGCGCACCATCAAGGAGATCGACGAGACCACCTTCACGGTGGAGAAGATGACGATCGACGCGGACGGCCGGCCGGTCCCGACCGGCGAGTTCGAGACGCTGGAGGCCGACACCCTGGTGCTCGCCCTCGGCCAGGACGTCGACACCGGCTTCCTCACCAAGGTGCCGGGCGTCAACGTCGCCGGCGACGGCATCGTCGAGGTCGACGACCAGATGATGACCGGCCGCACCGGCCTCTTTGCCGGCGGCGACATGGTGCCGGCAGAGCGCACCGTCACGGTCGCCATCGGCCACGGCAAGCACGCCGCCCGCAACATCGATGCGTTCCTGCGCGGCGAGCGCTACGTCCACCCGGACGCCCACGAGCTGGCCGACTTTTCCAAGATCAACACCTGGTACTATGACGACGCGCCCCAGCGGGTGCAGGGCCAGCTCGACATCGTCCGCCGCCAGACCAGCTTCGACGAGGTCCTGAAGGGCTTCAACGAGGAAACGGCCCTGTTCGAGGCCCGGCGGTGCCTGTCCTGCGGCAACTGCTTTGAATGCGATAACTGCTACGGCATCTGCCCGGACAACGCCGTCATAAAACTCGGCCCCGGCAACCGCTTCCGGTTCAACTATGACTACTGCAAGGGCTGCGGCATGTGCGCCGCCGAATGCCCCTGCGGCGCCATCAAGATGGTGCCGGAGGAGGTGTAG
- a CDS encoding ATP-binding protein yields MSDRDRIDAPAPVSVPVAHAARQRLVEDRWVLAVVAAILAWLVFLHEVPVAYALGAFAAVLFAATVMPRQRAVNRLAARGERARGLWPDTGMKVIVEALPQAGFLVDRRGIVRYVNDEAQQMFGPVRPGDPLSFRLRIPSVLEAIDRVSAGEPPERIRWSEKVPTERWLEAFVTRVGLAPADTGRAALRDGFILVVVSDLTEQRRLERMRADFVANASHELRTPLASLSGFIETLQGAARDDPGAQERFLQIMNDQAARMSRLIDDLLSLSRIEMRAHVRPDTLIDLHDVVDHVVDALTPSANEFGVAIETDLPDTPLVVRGDHDELVQVFENLVENAIKYGSDGERVRVSAVSEDIAGGDGFVTVSVRDWGPGIAREHLPRLTERFYRIDVASSREKKGTGLGLAIVKHILNRHRAHMTVDNAPGRGAVFTVRMARAKIPGADSKAE; encoded by the coding sequence ATGAGCGACCGCGACCGCATCGACGCGCCGGCGCCGGTCAGCGTGCCGGTGGCCCATGCCGCGCGCCAGCGCCTGGTCGAGGATCGCTGGGTGCTCGCCGTCGTCGCCGCCATCCTCGCCTGGCTCGTGTTCCTGCACGAGGTGCCGGTGGCCTATGCGCTCGGCGCCTTTGCCGCCGTCCTCTTCGCCGCCACCGTGATGCCGCGCCAGCGGGCGGTCAACCGGCTGGCGGCGCGCGGCGAGCGCGCCCGGGGCCTGTGGCCCGACACCGGCATGAAGGTGATCGTCGAGGCGCTGCCCCAGGCCGGCTTCCTGGTCGACCGCCGCGGCATCGTGCGCTACGTCAACGACGAGGCGCAGCAGATGTTCGGCCCGGTGCGGCCGGGCGACCCGCTGTCCTTCCGGCTGCGCATTCCCTCCGTCCTGGAGGCCATCGACCGGGTCTCGGCGGGCGAGCCGCCGGAGCGTATCCGCTGGTCGGAAAAGGTGCCGACCGAGCGCTGGCTGGAGGCCTTTGTGACGCGGGTCGGCCTCGCCCCGGCCGACACGGGCCGCGCCGCGCTGCGCGACGGCTTCATCCTCGTCGTCGTCAGCGACCTCACCGAACAGCGGCGGCTGGAGCGCATGCGCGCCGATTTCGTTGCCAATGCCAGCCACGAGCTGCGCACGCCGCTCGCCTCCCTCAGCGGCTTCATCGAGACCCTGCAGGGCGCGGCCCGCGACGATCCCGGCGCCCAGGAGCGCTTCCTGCAGATCATGAACGACCAGGCCGCGCGCATGTCGCGGCTGATCGACGACCTGTTGTCCCTGTCGCGGATCGAGATGCGCGCCCATGTCCGGCCCGACACCCTCATCGACCTCCACGATGTCGTCGACCACGTCGTCGATGCGCTGACGCCGTCGGCGAACGAGTTCGGGGTCGCCATCGAGACCGACCTGCCGGACACCCCGCTGGTCGTGCGCGGCGACCATGACGAGCTGGTGCAGGTGTTCGAGAACCTGGTGGAGAACGCCATCAAATACGGCAGCGACGGCGAGCGGGTGCGCGTCTCGGCCGTCTCGGAGGACATCGCCGGCGGCGACGGCTTCGTCACCGTCTCGGTGCGCGACTGGGGCCCCGGCATCGCCCGCGAGCACCTGCCGCGGCTGACGGAGCGCTTCTATCGGATCGACGTCGCCTCGAGCCGGGAGAAGAAGGGGACGGGTCTCGGCCTTGCCATCGTCAAGCATATTCTCAACCGCCACAGGGCCCACATGACGGTCGACAACGCTCCGGGCAGGGGCGCCGTGTTCACAGTTCGCATGGCGCGGGCGAAAATTCCGGGCGCCGACTCCAAAGCCGAATAA
- a CDS encoding 2-oxoacid:acceptor oxidoreductase family protein: protein MFEIRIHGRGGQGVVTAAEVLSVAAFDEGMHAQAFPSFGSERMGAPVISYCRIDDKEIRLREPILEPDALIIQDPTLLHSVDVFSGLKRDGYILINSSRTFEELGIADFVANLPDRQVVDIGATEIAVKHIGRPVPNAALLGGLAAITGRLQLESVEKAIGEKFPPALAKANIAAAREAYELAKAAVGEPVNA from the coding sequence ATGTTCGAAATTCGTATTCATGGCCGCGGCGGGCAAGGCGTTGTCACTGCCGCGGAAGTGTTGTCCGTGGCCGCCTTCGACGAGGGCATGCATGCCCAGGCCTTCCCGAGTTTCGGGTCCGAGCGAATGGGCGCGCCGGTGATTTCCTACTGCCGCATCGACGACAAGGAGATCCGGCTGCGCGAGCCGATCCTGGAGCCGGACGCCCTGATCATCCAGGACCCGACGCTTCTGCATTCCGTTGACGTCTTTTCCGGCCTGAAGCGCGACGGCTACATCCTGATCAATTCCAGCCGCACATTCGAGGAACTCGGCATCGCCGACTTCGTCGCCAACCTGCCCGACCGCCAAGTCGTCGACATCGGCGCGACGGAGATCGCCGTCAAGCATATCGGCCGGCCGGTGCCGAACGCGGCCCTCCTCGGCGGCCTCGCCGCCATCACCGGCAGGCTGCAACTGGAATCGGTGGAAAAGGCGATCGGGGAGAAGTTTCCGCCCGCCCTTGCCAAGGCCAACATCGCCGCCGCCCGCGAGGCCTATGAACTCGCCAAGGCAGCCGTAGGGGAGCCCGTCAATGCTTAA
- the porA gene encoding pyruvate ferredoxin oxidoreductase, protein MLKQTEGSQAVAEAVALSRPEVVCAYPITPQTHIVEGVGALVKAGTLKNCEFINVESEFAALSVAIGSSAAGARTYTATASQGLLFMAEAVYNAAGLGLPIVMTVGNRAIGAPINIWNDQTDSMALKDSGWIQLHAETNQEAADLHIQAFRLAEMLSCPVMVCMDGFILTHAYERVDIPTQEEVDAFLPPFEPVQVVDPAEPYSIGAMVGPDAFTEVRYLAHHKQLRALDLIPEIAEDFEARFGRKSGGLIHPYRTEDAETIVVALGSVNGTIKDVIDAMRDDGHKIGCVAVCSFRPFPLEALRDALHDALRIVCVEKSLAIGIGGVLASAVRMSLRRLYREVFTVVAGLGGRPITRASLRDVFERAEAEMLDDVTFLDLNWEVVNAHLARAREVRKSGPIAENILKAMHADEGADIEEAEAGE, encoded by the coding sequence ATGCTTAAGCAGACCGAAGGATCGCAGGCCGTCGCAGAGGCAGTCGCCCTCTCGCGGCCGGAAGTGGTATGCGCCTATCCGATCACGCCGCAGACCCATATCGTGGAAGGCGTCGGCGCGCTGGTGAAGGCCGGCACCCTGAAGAACTGCGAATTCATCAACGTGGAATCGGAGTTCGCCGCGCTCTCCGTCGCCATCGGCTCGTCGGCCGCCGGCGCACGCACCTATACGGCGACGGCCAGCCAGGGCCTCCTGTTCATGGCGGAAGCCGTCTACAACGCCGCCGGCCTCGGCCTCCCCATCGTCATGACCGTCGGCAACCGGGCGATCGGCGCGCCGATCAACATCTGGAACGACCAGACCGACTCCATGGCGCTGAAGGATTCCGGCTGGATCCAGCTCCATGCAGAAACCAACCAGGAAGCCGCTGACCTCCACATCCAGGCCTTCCGCCTCGCCGAGATGCTGTCCTGCCCGGTCATGGTCTGCATGGACGGCTTCATCCTCACCCACGCCTATGAGCGGGTCGACATCCCGACCCAGGAAGAGGTCGACGCCTTCCTGCCGCCCTTCGAACCGGTCCAGGTGGTCGATCCGGCCGAGCCCTATTCGATCGGCGCCATGGTCGGCCCGGACGCCTTCACCGAGGTGCGCTACCTGGCCCACCACAAGCAGCTCCGCGCCCTCGACCTGATCCCGGAGATCGCCGAGGACTTCGAGGCCCGCTTCGGGCGCAAGTCCGGCGGCCTGATCCATCCCTATCGCACCGAGGATGCGGAGACGATCGTCGTCGCCCTCGGCTCGGTCAACGGCACCATCAAGGACGTCATCGACGCCATGCGCGACGACGGCCACAAGATCGGCTGCGTCGCCGTCTGCTCGTTCCGGCCGTTCCCGCTGGAGGCCCTGCGCGACGCGCTGCACGATGCGCTGCGCATCGTCTGCGTTGAAAAGAGCCTCGCCATCGGTATCGGTGGCGTCCTCGCCTCGGCCGTGCGGATGTCGCTGCGCCGGCTCTACCGCGAGGTCTTCACCGTCGTCGCCGGTCTTGGCGGCCGGCCGATCACCCGCGCCTCCCTGCGCGACGTGTTCGAGCGCGCCGAGGCTGAAATGCTCGACGACGTCACCTTCCTCGACCTCAACTGGGAGGTCGTCAACGCCCATCTCGCCCGCGCCCGCGAGGTCCGCAAGTCCGGTCCGATCGCGGAGAACATCCTGAAGGCCATGCACGCCGACGAAGGTGCGGACATCGAAGAAGCGGAGGCAGGCGAATGA
- the ppk2 gene encoding polyphosphate kinase 2 — protein sequence MKNDSQKSTALYTDFDLDDPELPKKIRKAAFSSGGYPHDKKLDSDTYDDELEALQIELVKAQAHARETGARVVMLFEGRDAAGKGGTIKRFVENMNPRSARVVALPKPTEKELGQWYFQRYANHLPTSGEFVLFDRSWYNRAVVERVMGFCTEAESESFLREVPRFEDMLVEAGILFIKYWLNIGREMQLVRFHERRHDPLKIWKLSPVDRKSLGMWDEYTEARDRMIEMSHSDHAPWTIIRANDKRRARINAIRHMLMLFDYEGKDRNAIGAIDEEIVGSGPGFLHRGSE from the coding sequence ATGAAGAACGACAGTCAAAAATCTACGGCATTGTATACGGATTTCGACCTCGACGATCCTGAGCTGCCTAAAAAAATCAGGAAGGCGGCGTTCTCGTCCGGCGGCTATCCGCACGACAAGAAGCTCGACAGCGACACCTATGATGACGAGCTGGAGGCCCTGCAGATCGAGCTGGTGAAGGCGCAGGCCCATGCCCGCGAGACCGGCGCCCGGGTGGTGATGCTGTTCGAAGGGCGCGATGCGGCCGGCAAGGGCGGCACCATCAAGCGCTTCGTGGAAAACATGAACCCGCGGTCCGCGCGGGTCGTGGCGCTGCCCAAGCCCACCGAAAAGGAGCTGGGCCAGTGGTATTTCCAGCGCTACGCCAACCACTTGCCGACGAGCGGCGAGTTCGTGCTGTTCGACCGGTCCTGGTACAACCGGGCTGTCGTGGAGCGGGTGATGGGGTTCTGCACGGAGGCGGAGAGCGAATCCTTCCTGCGCGAGGTGCCGCGCTTTGAGGACATGCTGGTGGAGGCCGGCATCCTGTTCATCAAATACTGGCTCAATATCGGCCGGGAGATGCAGCTCGTGCGCTTCCACGAGCGGCGCCACGACCCGCTCAAGATCTGGAAGCTGTCGCCGGTCGACCGCAAGTCGCTCGGCATGTGGGACGAATACACCGAGGCCCGCGACCGGATGATCGAGATGTCGCATTCCGACCACGCGCCCTGGACCATCATCCGCGCCAACGACAAGCGGCGCGCGCGGATCAACGCCATCCGGCACATGCTGATGCTGTTCGACTACGAGGGCAAGGACCGCAATGCGATCGGCGCCATCGACGAGGAGATCGTCGGCAGCGGCCCGGGTTTCCTCCATCGCGGCTCGGAGTAA
- a CDS encoding lytic murein transglycosylase: MHLMVRPIAGVIAALAFLAAAAAPALAAKCGNTSAGFQRWVDDFKREAAANGIRQSTIRATLDNVSYATKTIHLDRNQRSFKMSLETFMQKRGANAIVAKGKRIKRQQSRLFDSIERRYGVPPGVLLAIWGMETGFGGYLGNQDAISALSTLAYDCRRSAFFKNELYAALKIIQKGHLSRGEMRGAGHGELGQTQFLPSNYWKYAVDFDGNGRADLIRSRPDALASTANFLKGHGWRPGAGYQPGQPNFAAIQGWNAAGVYQKAIAIIAARIDG; this comes from the coding sequence ATGCATCTGATGGTTCGCCCCATCGCCGGCGTCATCGCCGCCCTCGCCTTTCTCGCCGCGGCCGCCGCGCCGGCGCTTGCCGCCAAATGCGGCAACACCTCCGCCGGTTTCCAGCGCTGGGTCGATGACTTCAAGCGCGAGGCGGCGGCCAACGGCATCCGCCAGAGCACGATCCGCGCCACCCTCGACAACGTCTCCTATGCGACCAAGACGATCCACCTCGACCGCAACCAGCGCTCCTTCAAGATGTCGCTCGAGACCTTCATGCAGAAGCGCGGCGCCAACGCCATCGTCGCCAAGGGCAAGCGGATCAAGCGCCAGCAGAGCCGGCTGTTCGACAGCATCGAGCGGCGCTACGGCGTGCCGCCGGGGGTGCTGCTGGCGATCTGGGGCATGGAGACCGGCTTCGGCGGCTATCTCGGCAACCAGGACGCCATCTCGGCGCTGTCGACGCTCGCCTATGACTGCCGGCGCTCGGCCTTCTTCAAGAACGAGCTCTATGCGGCCCTGAAGATCATCCAGAAGGGCCACCTGAGCCGGGGCGAGATGCGCGGCGCCGGCCACGGCGAACTCGGCCAGACCCAGTTCCTGCCGTCCAACTACTGGAAATACGCCGTCGACTTCGACGGCAACGGCCGCGCCGACCTGATCCGCTCGCGCCCCGACGCCCTCGCCTCCACGGCCAATTTCCTGAAAGGCCACGGCTGGCGCCCCGGCGCCGGCTACCAGCCCGGCCAGCCGAACTTTGCGGCCATCCAGGGCTGGAACGCGGCCGGGGTGTACCAGAAGGCGATTGCTATTATCGCAGCGCGGATCGACGGGTAG